The following coding sequences lie in one Thalassoglobus polymorphus genomic window:
- a CDS encoding phosphatase domain-containing putative toxin, with translation MQSKIQQPLTSRQYDLFSWRLSIILSGAASLTFMLVWSISILTAEEQQQKPPAPKIENYRQVNKSLFSGAQPEGEEDFAALQKNGIKTIVCVDGTTPRVELARKYGLRYVHIPLPYSGIPRDSARKLAKVVEECESPIFVHCHHGLHRGPAAAAICGIAQNEMTSKTAITFLKEVGTDPKYVGLFRDVGNFRLLSPSEDAKLPKVKLVEIAPVDELSDIMTRIEEHFGIVEAQIESATPNQKLIVEHSVAMSEEFKESARLKKLSEKLRAKFIEASKTSATLASDDAQEQRSKQLKNLKQQCVACHAEAG, from the coding sequence TCTCATGGAGGCTTTCAATCATCCTTTCAGGAGCGGCCTCGTTGACCTTCATGCTCGTCTGGTCGATCTCAATCCTGACTGCGGAGGAACAACAACAGAAGCCCCCCGCGCCCAAGATTGAAAATTATCGGCAAGTGAACAAGTCGCTGTTCAGTGGAGCCCAACCGGAAGGTGAAGAAGACTTCGCTGCTCTTCAGAAGAATGGAATCAAGACGATCGTTTGCGTTGACGGAACGACTCCGCGTGTTGAATTAGCTCGGAAGTACGGGCTGCGGTACGTGCATATCCCTTTGCCTTACTCTGGCATTCCACGCGACTCAGCTCGAAAGTTGGCAAAGGTTGTGGAAGAGTGCGAGTCACCCATTTTTGTGCATTGTCATCATGGATTGCATCGAGGACCAGCAGCCGCAGCAATTTGTGGGATTGCCCAAAATGAAATGACATCCAAGACAGCGATCACATTCCTGAAAGAGGTCGGGACGGACCCGAAGTACGTTGGCCTATTTCGTGATGTCGGGAACTTTCGTCTCTTAAGTCCGAGCGAAGACGCAAAACTTCCCAAAGTAAAGCTGGTTGAAATTGCACCCGTTGACGAACTCTCCGACATCATGACGAGAATCGAGGAGCATTTCGGCATCGTGGAAGCTCAAATTGAGTCTGCAACGCCCAATCAAAAATTGATTGTGGAACATTCAGTTGCAATGTCTGAGGAATTCAAAGAGTCTGCCCGCCTGAAGAAGTTGAGCGAGAAGTTGCGTGCAAAATTTATTGAAGCATCGAAGACCTCAGCAACTCTCGCATCTGACGACGCCCAAGAGCAACGCTCAAAGCAGCTGAAGAATCTCAAACAACAGTGTGTCGCCTGCCACGCTGAAGCTGGTTAA